The Branchiostoma floridae strain S238N-H82 unplaced genomic scaffold, Bfl_VNyyK Sc7u5tJ_517, whole genome shotgun sequence nucleotide sequence GCTCTGTTGGACAaattattcaaaacaaatactTCATGTATAATGATAATATACACAACGGCTTACAATAACGTTTTATTTTACGTGTAGAAAAATGTCCTGGCCTTTACAGAACACGCAATATGAAAATGCAATGTAGCATGGAAAATTTACATGTTAAAAGTctcttatccagttgtacaaTGAAGAGATTGATTTGTCTCTAAATATttgttttacctggatgtccagcCTTGATAAACTCCTTATGCCTAAAGTTATTACTGAAAATTTTAATGGTAGATGACAGCTAGGATGTATCATGTATGGTTGTATAACACACCTCAGGAgacttttgttgtcttccacAGTCCAATCAGTGGCGCCACCCTGAGCTCTGCTGATGAAGGACCCCCGCTTTCTAATGGAACAGCCCAGCAACGTGCAAAGAATTTATTTTAAAAGATCATCAAGGTGTACTTGTGCAAGTGTATATGCACTTGATATCATACTATGCCAGAACATCTACACATTTAAAAATTCTATTAGACACTCAGCAATAGTTTCATCATGTAGTTAAATGATTGGTTAACCTGTGTAGAGTACAGCAAAGAGATATGGGCAGATGTGTCAGAGAAAATTACCAAACACCTCAGGCTACTTTTGTCATCACACCTTAACATCACCTATCTGACTGTAAACCTAAGTCAATAATCCCCGCTGTGCATCTTTGTGATATTTCATGGTAAGAAGTCTTAACATCTTTTATGTACAGAAATCTTACCCTGACTCAGCCTTCCAGCTGCAAAAAGGATTTGTGCAAACTGATACTCAATAAACCTGTCTAACATAAGAATGCAGATAGATCAGCATTGTGGAAATCCCCATCCCCTTAAGCACACACACAGCCCTCACTTGAAATAGAGTGCCAGATCAGTTGATAGAATGCTGTCCTCTAGGATGGACATGGCCTGCCTGTAATCTTCATCCGACAGAGACTGGAAAATGTTGTTACCCTGGGGACACAGAAACAAAGCTAACATTTGATTTGTGGTTACAAGGACGTTGATGCGGGCTTTAACTTTAACAACCGTTACCGTAGTATTGAAGTTGGTCAAAGTCAAATGTATGCTAAAGAATGGATATGGAAGATGTCTGATGAAAGGCAGTCTAGAGTGTGCCAAACGAACTAAAGCCTTGATCTGTGGGAACGCCGACCAAGGGATTACGTCTTTGATGCATCTTGACAGTTATAAACAGCCTAGATTACCACAGGTAGAAACGTTTGGGGAGAATCTACGGTGGAGACATCCTGATTAATGACTTGCAAAAGTCAGAGGAAATCTACAGTCTGAGGCAGCAACTTTCATATGAATAGGAATATGGCCAACACACACCAGTTGATCATCAGAGCACAGGTGTAGCAGCGAGTATAAGACATGGTTGGTGCCATAGTTGGAGCCGAAAATGTCCTACCTCGCTGTTCATGATCATGATGCTGTGGTCGAAGTGATGGTGTTCCATGGTAGAAGTGCTGTACAGCCGGCCCAGAGGAGACTCGATTCTGCAATGGGGTTGATAAAACGTGAATCGTTACCACTGTTACTGGGTAGCGTCTTACACTTCATCTGAGACTAGGAGTGTTGAAAGACTGTCCGCGTTGTAAAATATGAGCTTCAGTGGCAAGATTAGGCAATCTCTTTGGAAGTCAAAAGTCTTTGGAAACAATCTTTCTAACAGGGGCAAGGTGAAAGCTTCCCTGTCGCACATTCAGGACCTTTCCATGGCTTTGCTCCCGACCACTCCCAAAACAAGGTCGGCGCTGGGTTTGGAATCCATCATATTCTAGCACTTCACTTCTCTGATCGTATCCAAGCAGAATATGACTTTCCCgacttttatttttcaaagttcTGAGTCGACTGGCGCAGGCTACTTTTAAAGACTGGCACATGCACTAGTAAGCAACCTTGCCGACCGATTCCTAACCCCAGATGACCCTGCTCACGTCCATGGTTTGGGAAGGTGGGAGACCATGGACGGCAATGAATGCTGAGGGCTTTAGAAATTTTTGCGTCGGTATCGGCCTTACTTTGACTGGAAGGCGTTGTTGGTCCCTCTGTGGTCCAGGTCGTGGCACAGGCTGGCGGTCATCATGGCGAAAATCTCCACGTCAGAGAACATGGACGAAAAGGGCGCCGTCTGGAAAAGAGGGGAGTTGTTGCAATGTCTGTTATTAGGAAGGcaaagaatatgtacatgtataaggcgGTATGCGTAAGTTCTACAGAATAACACATTCTTGTAGGCATCTTCAAGGCAGGCATGTCGGCATCACAGGTAGGCGCTGTGTTGACTCGTGAACTGATGGCATTGCTAATGTCAGCAGTTCAATGCAATATAGAAATCagatgctaatctccaagcagatgtagtaaCCTGAATCGTAACGTTTGTCGAGCTCATTGTTCTGTGGAGAAGCGTGCTTTTGGCTCCACGAAGCCAGGAGGTTGATCGAGAAACGATTTTTATTTGCCATTGTACATCTGCTTGGGAATTAAGCACATGCTACTTTTTATGACATGATGATTGTACCAGGCAGCGAATGTTTGGATAGCCGGGTATTCAAAATTTCAAGCTTCAACTAAACACTCTTTTTGTGATAACTGATATAAACAACATCTCCAATTTATGGCCACTGCTGTTGACACACATTTACTCACCTTCAGAATGACGAACATGGTCTGTGTGACGTTGAAGGCGTGGCGCCAGTTGTGGTAAGTCACCGGTCGGTAGTTCTTCTTCACACTCAAAACCCACCTGCACAGCACCTGTAAGGCACCAGCATTTATCTTATTTCATTAATAGATATTTGTTCGGAGGATTAGGGAAAAAGTACAGTTCTTATGTAAAGCACTCCCCAAGACATAGATATAAAGTTAATAAACAAAGAACAATAACATTGGGTAAAAACGCAAATCGACATGCACATAAATACAACCTGGATAAAGGAAAGGTAGACAAGTTACTGTACGATCGATTACAAaaccctacatgtacaatcaatagAAGTGTGaacaatattgaaaatgttacagACATTATCGGCGTTAGGAAACAAATGTACAGTGACTGAGATCCAAACGGTAACATGAAGAAACCCCCATGTTTCCGATATAGAAAACAGTCGTGACTCACGTCATAAGGCACGCGGAACTTATTGACGAGGTCGCACTCCAGGAAGAGGCGGACCGCCCCCTGGATGGTCTCGTCCTCGCTCATGACGAAGTCGTTGAAGCGGAAGTCGTAAAGTCCAATCTTCGTGGCTGCAGGCATCTGCGCGGTCTGTGAAATAGTACTCTTTTAAGAGCAAAGGGGAGACTGGTGATTTGGAGGTAAATACACTTTCCGCCTTCCATTCTAAAGTGAGTGCGTCGTGTTAACATTGAGTGATATTTGGCCTTCACAAACACGTAGTCACATGACCCTCTAGAGTATTATTTAATTTACTTGCTTTGTAGAATAACGGAAATGGCCATTTCGGCGTTTTTTTGATGGGATGATTATGTCTTTTAAAAGATATAAGAGAACGTTAACTGTGCCGCCCAAATCCCAGACGTCTTACCAGAAGTTTTCCCACGTCCTCTTCCCGCGCGGTTGCGTGGTAGGACAACACTTCCAGCGCCACCTTCTGTTTGGACATGAGCCTGCAGACGTTCTCGTACATCTGGGTGTGGTGAATGCCCAGGCCACAGAAGATTGCAAACGCCTGGGTAAACGACAAGTCAGACAATCATACAATCACGTTGTTTTTCATGCCCCTGCCATACAGTCGAGAGCTTCGGTcgcattttttttaccagaagGTCGACGAATAAAAAAGAACACCAGAGACTCTAgcacattttcaatttttttcacttgaaaaCCTACCCCATGATATTGAATCGGGCTCAGGCACATGTGAATATTGGCAGATCTCTAAAAATCGCGCGATTTTCGAGATCTAGAATAGAGGGGTATCGCTGCCAAAAATGACGATTAGAGCTCGCAGATCGATTTTCCTGCTGTGTAAAAGAGGCATCAGGATGGCGCTTTGCTAACATTCATCATCAGCGTGACAATTTTCTTTAGCGTAACTGTTGACAGGATGATGTGCTAAACTAGTACATAGATTATCCTATTTTAGCTTCTTTATTATcatttccatgaaaaatgggtctgtctgtctgtgtttccagatttttgtagtcatcATAAcccaagaacctctggatggattacgatgattgGTACGTGAGTAGGCGTTGGGAAGATGTAGGTCAAGGTAAATTTTGgtccccctggtatgtgaccttggtactgcagcagaaattacgtttttttatatcttttgaacAGGATGTGGTGTGCTATGGTCTATGCTTTttgagtggcagatagcttgtgacataataaatacgtggtgtatgtttgggtcctctagcaggttgctctggaactgcagggtcgTTTTTGTCCAAATATTCTAATGAGGAAACTGAACAATGGAACGACagatttacatgatattttgtatgtaggcagcatagacagagatgtacatcaaTTTGGTTCAGTGGCGCCTACCTCGAACATACCCTCGTCGTTTTCGTCGAACAGCTCGTTGTTGTGCTTGTTCAGAAGCTGCGCGACTCCTTGGtgaagacaaacagacagaagaaAATATCAGAGTAAaagttctgtaaaaaaaacaggccCAGATAAAATGCATAGCAGGCGATAACAGCTACTAGCACAACTTTCACTCACCGATGATCTTCCTCTCCCGGTTGTAGATCGGCAGACAGAGGGCGCTTTTGATCCGGAACCCCGTCTCTGCTTCTTCCTATGGTGACCAACACAACTAGTAGCGCTCACGTAAAGACAGGTATTTCATGCACATATTTCCTGAAAACTAGTGTCGTTTTATCTAAGCTACCCATAACAATAGCACTTTGGATATGCATGATGTATTCCATGTTGTCTAAAAACCATCACTAGTAATTTAACTCACCGTAAACTGGAACCGTGAATCCTCCCCAGTGTTCTGTAAATTCAAAACCTGTAGACATAATTGAAAACGACAAGACGTTCATGTGTGTACACCTGTATTGGGTagatacaaagcaaaacaaggcAGGGTAGTAATACTAATACATGTCTGCCCACAACCTATTATAAGCAGTGCACTAATCAATGTCCATATTGTGAGGAAATGTCGTTGACTGCACTACATGCATTCATTACTCCACAGACTTCAGAATTTGTTTCTTCAACACTCTATTTTGGAGCGGTAGGAGGACGTGCGCtaggttttttttattgcattgtcAGTGTGTACGAGGGGTGCGTGCGAGAAAAACTATCATATAAAGGTTGGAATAACAGTCATGAGACTCGGAGAGGATAAAGGATTAAGATTTATCCTCGCAGATTGTTAGAGATGGTGCTTAAAACGTGACTACGGTAATCCATCGTGCATGAACATCACTGCGGAGTTCTAAAAGCAGTACATCACAGAAGCAGCGGCGTCCGCCTATCTCATTATTTCCCATCACACAATGCGGATGATGCGTCCTGTACCATCATTCCAGGAAACGGTATCAGTTCGGATATATCTTGGGGCAAATTTCCGGGAAAAAGTGTATTGAGGATGAGAACAGACACGTTTTTGACTCAGTTCCCGGGATTTTTTATCTAGATGATGTACGTGCTTCAAAGTATCTAAGCTTACGTAGGGGCATTTTCCAGGAAAATATGCACCGTCAATCCCGGGAAAATGCGATTTTAAGAACGATATGTTCTTGCCTATGTACGTACCTCACCAGTAGACGCCACGTGCTTGGCCAGTCCGCTCTCTAACAGCCACGCCACCGTGGAGGCACTGAGAAGTAATGAACATGTTATGCATGTCACACGGACAGATCTGTGTGATGCAGTGGTGTTTGGTGTAACTGGGGTTTGAAGGAAGTCCAGAAGATTAAAACAGACGCTGGCAAGTTGAGTAAACATTAAATCATGTTAGTTTCAGACAAGAGTTTATACTGTTTTAAACTATTTGTTCGTTTATCTCATTTCATGCTATCTTATTCGGCAATTGGCCCTCGGGcataaatttgcaataaactattattaATCACGGGTTATTCCCCATTCCTAAGACGGCGATGGCGCTGAGATTTCGCTGCGACCTACGTCGGATATGTGTTACCATTCATTTCATATTTGAAaattcatgcaaaatgtaaaaggcagcaaaacacacaaagcgtaaagtctatgaaattcgttgagtgatcagTCAAATGTTAGGTCACAGCGCGATCGCAGCATGGTCGCCGCCCTAGTGGAACGGAGGGAGTTATCATGTACACTTCCTACCTAGGGGACTGGACGCCTTTGTCCGCATCATTACCTGAGACCAGGTCAAAGATTTTGGAAAAGTCCACACCCTGTAAGAAAAGTACGACCACGATGTTCTtggttattgtttttttttaaactgaatGCAAAGCCATCATTGACCCCTTTTAAAACATTAAACTAAACTTATCGAAAGAAATGTTATCAAGCTTCACAAatctacatacaatgtagtatcaaaTGATTCAAAACCTTAGTAATAACGGTGGGCGTGCAACGAAGGTCtgtattagcctctaccaggccccacaggtcgttagtagaatagtagaaattggccaaataagacagaaaacacacaagaGAAGTCTAAGGTCGCAAACTTTACTCCTCGACCATCTAAcccctctggcgtgttttctgccttatttggccaatttctactatttttccagcgacccgtggATCCTGGTAGCGACTAGGTCTTTGTGACGTGCCGTGTTTTATGCATTCTGTACACATTTATCAGGAAAATATCAGTACAAGAAGATTCATTCCTCTGAAGGTTTTTCAGATATAGCCAATAGGGCCGAGGCACGGAGCAGTGTGCGTAGAATAAGTTGAGACATGAAAGATGCGTGTTTGGGGAAGTTACAGCAGCGGTCAGGTCAAATCAAGAGTGTTATTTCACTTCCACAAAGGTGAGTGAAACAGAAACCGTCGAAGTGAGAAggtgaaatgacagatttttgaAGGCAAGGGATTTCAGAAAGTGATGACAGCAAAGGTATTCTCGATGATCGGTGTTGCTCAATGTGCGTTAACACATTACACTGTAATTAGGATCAACTTGACATTGTAAGTTGACGTGCCTCGGTCACATACATATCGTATTTGAATTAAATCGCCATTTTGATCATGTTGGGTCAGATCACCATTCAAGGAGACGAGAGATTTAGATGAATTGGATCTCTAACCAAGCATGCAAACGAATATTAACATGCGCTAAAATAACCACAGAGAGGAAGGCTTCATGCGTGTGAGGCTTCATAACGCCAACGAACAAATGTAGCTTGGACTGGCTGAGATACGATTAAGATAAGGGCACAGTAAGATGATGGGCTTTTCTGAAACTGGATAAATGTCGgctgttttgaaaaataaagatacATACGCGATAGAGAGGCactatgggggggggggttcaaaGATTTTTAATACGCAATTCGAGCTTAACGTTAGATTACGCCCGACAAAATATTGGAGAAACTTTGATTTGAGAAAATCTGCCGGTTACGTTTTCTTTTCACTGCTCACAATGAGTTGTAAGACAATTTTCCACCATTATTTTATCAAGAGAGGTTGTATGTATGAATCACTGTAGTGTTCGGAATCAGATGGTTGCAAGATAGCACAGCCTGTCAAGATTTGAGTAAAAAATCATCTCCGGTATTGGTAGAAGCATATGAAAGATCCAAGGGACAAGAATGATGGAGACTATTTGTCTATATAGCAGGTCACACGTATTTACCTGGGCAGAGGTTTTGGGAATGCCCGCGGAGAGTCGAGGGGGTTCAGTACTGGGGTGCGCACTGAGGTCCTTCCTCGCCAGGCGGGGGGAGTGTGCGGTGCAGACAACAGAGAGAACACTTAGCGACCACGGACACACGGTAGCTAGGGGAGAGAAGTCACTGGCACTGGACATGCGGTTAAACACGGGGAAGTGGGTCTATATCTAAAGAGCACCAGGAGTAACGCAGCTATTTGTATTCTACAAGCTTCAAACTAACAGACTTGCACTTAGCATGATGGGATAGGTTGACAACATCAAAAACATCCCAGTGTCTCAGAACGCTCTGTGCTAGCGTTTATCTATCTGTAGTACAATATACTCGACGACAGATGTAAAAGAACACGTAGAGAAGGGCATTTAGTTTTCGTGACCCATAACAACAAGTGTGGAAGTTCAAGAGCAAGGATGAAAATGACAGAAGAGAGTATGTTCATGGTCAGTACCAGAGACTGGCGCCGTCTTCTCTGTGATTCGAACAGTAGCGAAAACTAAAACggacaaaaatcaaatcaaattatgGAACAAGctgaaacaataaaaaacaaaaaatggaaaagGTTGAAAGTAATCAAACATAGAATGATAGTGAGCACAACTAATACGTTTTTCACATGATTTAACTCTTAACCTTTTTCAACATCATTCATGCCATGTAGGGGTATGTAGATTTTTCATATATATACtccgaaataaaacaaaacacagaaatcagtaTGACGAAGAAGAATGTAATCAAGACATTGTATGTCGTCCATGTATGTCCAaataatgaaaatacaaaagGAAAAGCGTGACTGTGTCACAATAGTGGATGTTGTTGTTGGTCTTTGGTCCTGTTTCTGGGTCACCTGCTCATGAAGATCTTCAGTCAGGAAGACGGAGCACCGCTCGCACTTCAGCAGGTCCTGCGCGTCCTTCATGATCTTGTGCACCACCTTGTCCACAGACGTCTGCTCCTCAAAGATGTTTCGCGCCAACTGGAGGAGGATCTGCAAATACCACCAACTCACGTGTCAATCAAACTACGTCATAAGATGCAAAAGGGTCAAAAACACGTTGACAAGAAAAGGTAGCTTCTATCGGCACTAGATAGGCACTGAGTGTTTGGAATTGGCAAtttgtacaaaacaaaaatacaggcACAATTAAGACGTATTAATTCTGAACACTTCATAATTGTGCCAACACTCACATTGTGAACAATTCATATTTGTGCCAACACTAACATTGACTgaatattctccaagcagaggttgcgaCCGGGGGGGTAGTAGTCACCGTGGGCTTTCTTACGGCTGCCACTAATATCCCCCTTAAGGACTCTTACATAAGGGCTGTATAATACAGAGCAGTAATAAGCTATTTAAGATAATTAGATACATATCATACATGCAAATCATCTGCACATTCGACTCGCTTGTCCGGATGGATCAGAAGTAATGAGGCACAATCATTTCTACAAACATCATGTTTTGGTTAGTTGAAGCCTCATTCTTCACTTAATAACGCCTACAGGGAAATCAACGGCGGCGCCTTAATTCTTCTGTGATTAATTACGGATCTACCGCCCACCTTTTCGCCAGTCCCGGTTGGATGTGTCAAGAAGATTTATGATGGACGGTTTGGTGTCATTACTTTGGGATCTCTATGGAGGTTTATACACAGCATGTGGAGGTCGTGATTATAGAATGTTGAAAGCATACTTGATGATGTCTATAACTGGggtaaaagaagaagaattccTTCTGACGTAACTTGTTAAGGGGATTGTCTGACCTGGTTCCGCTTGTACTCCGTGATCGACATCTCGAACATCTGAGCGTTGGCGATGCTGATACCGCAGAATGTCAGGTAGTTCCTAAACACCTGTTGGGTGGGCATTAAGACATTTCAGACCAATTAAAAAAACGGTGTCTAACAGTAATATTCATAAGGCTCCAAACCGAATGACACAGACAAACAATGAGGGAGGGAGGTGTCAGCAAGAAATGCAGAGGGGATTTTATAGAAAGGAACATGTATTTAGAGTGACTGTTGTTGTTCGCCCTGCAAGTGGCACGTGGGTCAGCAAGTGTTTTTGTATAAGGGAACATTTTACAGAAACCAGTCACCAACTAATTTAACCCACGAGCTCAATTGTGCGGCTGCTACTAGCTGCAGTTGAGCTACATGAACACCCCTGTAGAGTAACATTGTATTAACCAACATTATAACCCCTGTCCCTCCATCCGCCAAGCTTCGCGTCTAATACATGACAAATGAATAACATTGAAACTGATGCATGGTATACGGCATAAACATGATGTAGGCAATGGCCAAAGTCTGATTCTTTACGTTACATATAGAAAAAATACGGAACAAATAGTAGATAAGTAAGAAATCAGTAATAGGATCGTACAGGTGCCAACTTTTCTCATGTAGAGTTCAGAAAGTCGGGGCAGGAGAGGCGCAACAACACCTGACCACGTCGCGTGTGGTGTGATTAGcgatcagcaccagggacaggaccactGTGCGGAATAACAGCAATGGCGCGCATAATCCGTGCCTCCGCGGACTCCATGCTTCTAAGCTACAGAGGATCAGATTAACGAGATTAAGATTTCATGGGCGCTGTCGCTGCACTGGTCGCCATTCCCACGCATAGGCCAAATCCTTCCATGTGCCCAGAAGTACCATTCTGACACACACGTGTGCCTAACGGAGGCTCCGTGAAGGGCGCAGTCCTAGATAGCACCTCTTGTTGACATAAACCAAtccaaagaaagttttccaGGTCTGTTGCTTGAAGATGAAGTTGTTCAACTTGCGTTAAAGTAAAGTTAAGAACCACTCGAAAACTGCGACAATCAGCGACAAGTGACCTTTCCTCCATATCAAACATTAACTTGAGTAAAATAGCAGTTAAGTGCCTGTGCGTAATCGACTTTGGAACGGTTTTTGATATGAGAGCGGTCTCCAAGCCTGGCCGTAATTACAATTCCTCTGAGAGCCCGGCCATTTGGTCCTGTCGGCCATTAGACTCGTCATTTCAAGGGCTGGAGAAGAGGGACACCAAACCAGAGTAGAATATCTGATTAACGTGAGCAGGGTCAGGTATCTACATAACTGGGTTTGTCCGGTGTAATAAAACGGGAACACAGACAGCAGACTCTATATTCTTAAAGAGAGGCGTTACTGGAATAATGTGTAAACTTGCGGTAGCCATCACCGTTGTCTATGACATTGAAATCTCAAAAGGTACGAAATGTTTCACATTATTTTATCTCGTGCCCTGGAAAGTGTGATGCTTCATCTCAGCTCCTCGTGACAAGAAGGGCATGCGCGAGAGGGGTGAGTTCTGATTAGCTTGGCCTCCACAGCCGCAAACATTTGGGAAGCACTCAGATCACAATCACACTAAGGCGTACCGTAAGGCTAATATATGGAATAGCGCGTTGGCTAGAATCAATTTCCACACGGACCCTTACTGGGATTTTACCTTGCCTTTCTTCTTCCATCAGCAGATATTATCTTCGCTTCCTGTAGTTTGAAATTGCAACACAACTTCATGCCCTTCATTACAGCACGGCTCTTAGTATGGCACGCCACGCCAGAAACTGGAAAGGCTTGAAAGACTCATATTTCGTTCTAAACGCCAAATTGGCATCTAACGACTCTAATGGACACATCCGTGTGTTTCACAGGAAGCGCTATTACTCTAAATGGGGCGAAGCGATTATGTTTCACTAACTGCAGACGAGTAATAGGAACAGACATACGTAAATTTATGTCAGTCAGCTAAGGGCAAGTTCAACACGCTGCAACAAGATACCGACCCAGAGGCGGGCAGGAAGATGGCTTCCCAAGGGACGGATCGTTAATGATCACATGGGGCGGATCTGCATCGCTTCCAGTAGgttcatgataaaaaaaatcacaagaaaaTTAATTGATAAAGGGACTTCACTGCTAAGTGAAACAAGAAAATCGTttccacacacacgcacaaagacacacacacacacacacacgcacacacacacacacacacacacacacacacacacacacacacacacacgcacacacacacgcacacacacatacacacgcacacacacacacacacacacacacgcacacacacacgcacacacacacacacacacacacacacacacacacacacacaataatgTGCTACGACTTGTGCATCCATACGTCATTCCCAACAGGTTCCAAATCCCAACCCATATTTACAGGACGTATGGTAAAATGTAGCCATACTTGGATATGTGTTTAACACATGGCATTATGTGAACCGCTGTTCGGttattttttcctgtatactaACAGAGTATTAACGAAATCTTTGATACCGTTGAAATATTGCACTTACAGTGCACTTTGCCAAAATCTTATAAAAATTCTATATCAGTTCATCACACAGTTGGCCTGTAAAAAGAATTACGCAGGTCAATGCTCGCCACAGTAGAGATCTGGGTAATTACCCAAAGGTCGAATAACAGGTTTGGGCATTCTGTGAGATCAAGTAAAGCCTGTTATTAGTGCTTCATGTATACTGgcaaagcagaggttcggctccagctGTTATTCAAACggtttagttttttttcaggctttctattttgtactgttttctttattattttCTTCGGCTGGCGGACATGAATAAAACAgcagaaaatagaaagcccgataaacaTGCCTAATACACGTTAaagaaacagccggagccgaacctctgcttggagagcacttCTTGTGGATAACATCGCGATGGTGGACCTAAATCAATGGCGCTTGGGAGGCGGGGACAGATGGGGCTCGTATGTCAGAGGCCAAGAAAGCTGACAATGTAGTGTCCTAGGCTTTGCGTAAATGATACTTTGTATTGCACAAATAACCAACAACACAGCATCATCGTGTAGCCACAACACCTGTACGTATATTGGGAAataatttgaaaagatagtaatCCTAGGGAGAAGTTTTAACTGGGAAAAGGGGAGGGGACTAACCTATCCTCAAAGCAGAGGTGGAGTCGAGAgatatagtagtggtcgggatttttaccggaCAGAGCTGGTAAAAATCTACCTATGTccagtaaaaatcccgactactactatatctccgcgccataacccctgcttggagaatagcttTGACCGACGCTTGTTAACTTGACAGTGCAAAGAAATATTTCGGCCTCTTCAAACGTAAGTTTCTCACACAAGACGGGTagggatgtaacgttacagcaaaCAGAAAGGTCCACGCCGCTACCAACTCCATGCAGGCAAGCAATGAACAATAACAATATGCTTAATGTCGAACTATCATCAAGAATGCGTCTAGGCAGCATCTAGATATCCGATTAACCAACTCACCTACATGTAGACTTGTCACTTGTCAGCTGTTTCAATGGTTTTACAGAGAGTCACGTTACATGCACTGTAGGTCTCTATGCTGGAAATTTTCACCCCCGAATAAATTTTTAATCGCCGCTTTGCCAAACAATTGGAGCACAGTAAACACGGCTTCAGAAGATCACATGATTTTATACCAATTACTGTGAAAGTGCGCCGGGGTAATGCACCAGCCAGGCTTTACAAACGACATCTTCCCCACTGTTTAACGGGCATTTGTTCTTGTCTTGCTTTTCCGTTGCTATGGTGAAGACCGGCGCCTCTGTCCTCAATATCAGTGGTAGGGCGGCATTCGCATGATGGGAATGATATTAAAACggatatgcaaaatgtattacGCTACCGTATGATCTAAACATGCGATACTCTATTCCAGTGTTTCTGAGGGAGCTGCTCTTTAGCCCACGGCGTAGCCATGTAAGTCGGAGTACGGTCaagcacccccaccccccaaacacacacacggcgcgtgcgcgcgcacacacaca carries:
- the LOC118408926 gene encoding cGMP-specific 3',5'-cyclic phosphodiesterase-like isoform X5; this encodes MAAGEDGALSREAVLDYLDSHPEFAGEYVSRARATQGRDGVPIVNWQAQQLFSRRRGSRHFDQHPETALGVSTFFPRRPLSPARRYNLRKRSPRKQPSLEKLSKLNELDLMLELIRDIANELDMTNLCHKILTHVGILTNADRCSLFLVKGSRDNKFLVSRLFDVTPDSSVEQAMNATGSHEIRVPFGCGIVGHVAKTKETVNIRNAYEDPRFNRTVDQRTGYHTHSILAMPICSADDEVLGVAQIINKATGGHEFTDKDEEVFRNYLTFCGISIANAQMFEMSITEYKRNQILLQLARNIFEEQTSVDKVVHKIMKDAQDLLKCERCSVFLTEDLHEQFSLLFESQRRRRQSLDLSAHPSTEPPRLSAGIPKTSAQGVDFSKIFDLVSGNDADKGVQSPSASTVAWLLESGLAKHVASTGEVLNLQNTGEDSRFQFTEEAETGFRIKSALCLPIYNRERKIIGVAQLLNKHNNELFDENDEGMFEAFAIFCGLGIHHTQMYENVCRLMSKQKVALEVLSYHATAREEDVGKLLSTISQTAQMPAATKIGLYDFRFNDFVMSEDETIQGAVRLFLECDLVNKFRVPYDVLCRWVLSVKKNYRPVTYHNWRHAFNVTQTMFVILKTAPFSSMFSDVEIFAMMTASLCHDLDHRGTNNAFQSKIESPLGRLYSTSTMEHHHFDHSIMIMNSEGNNIFQSLSDEDYRQAMSILEDSILSTDLALYFKKRGSFISRAQGGATDWTVEDNKSLLRAMMMTACDVSAICKPWEVQKKVAELVYSEFFQQGDIERTKLHQKPIDIMDREKKDELPKMQVGFIDSICMPLYKVMAEKWPSLHPLYEGCRTNRDHWQALSQQKTTIVLPD